A genome region from Oncorhynchus masou masou isolate Uvic2021 chromosome 14, UVic_Omas_1.1, whole genome shotgun sequence includes the following:
- the LOC135553724 gene encoding large ribosomal subunit protein mL64-like, which produces MATSMLCRRTAIFSWAIRRVSPLKSYDPASSHCGLLHQIANYNPKPLKLNLKDPYIPDKESEKTPEWQKTAKYDRKLFGRYGSSSGIDPAKLWPSHAQLEEMIAEEREWNPPLQVMLKNVEAKTKEANAKRLAREKLVAANMAKMPKMVADWRKEKREAKQKLKDEKARRERLLAEARERFGYAMDPRSPKFLEMVSEIEKEEKKKRKLMKRRLKEEQSHTPPASLADSSS; this is translated from the exons ATGGCAACCTCCATGTTGTGTAGGAGGACAGCAATATTTAGCTGGGCTATTCGAAGGGTTTCACCCTTAAAATCGTATGATCCTGCCAGCTCACACTGCGGGCTTCTACATCAGATAGCAAATTATAACCCCAAACCACTGAAATTAAATTTGAAAGATCCATACATACCAGATAAGGAAAGCGAGAAAACTCCGGAATGGCAGAAGACAGCGAAGTATGACCGCAAGCTATTCGGGCGGTATGGCTCTTCGTCTGGAATCGACCCTGCAAAGCTGTGGCCCAGCCATGCCCAGCTCGAGGAGATGATagcagaggagagggaatggAACCCTCCGCTCCAGGTGATGCTGAAGAACGTCGAGGCGAAAACGAAGGAAGCCAATGCGAAACGTCTCGCGAG AGAGAAACTGGTTGCAGCCAATATGGCCAAGATGCCTAAGATGGTGGCTGACTGGAGGAAGGAAAAACGGGAGGCGAAACAGAAGTTGAAAGATGAGAAGGCCCGTCGTGAAAGGCTGCTAGCCGAGGCCAGAGAACGCTTTGGCTATGCTATGGACCCCCGAAGCCCCAAGTTCCTGGAGATGGTCAGTGAAATtgaaaaggaggagaagaagaaaaggaaGCTGATGAAACGTAGACTAAAAGAAGAACAGAGCCACACCCCTCCTGCTTCTTTGGCTGATTCCTCGTCATAA